The DNA region ATTATGAGGCGGTCCCAAAGGCAATATCAGAAGCAATCGTAGCAAAAGTGAAAGGTGAATAGGAGGAATAGGTTATGGCTAAGGCAAAGTTCGAGAGGGTAAAGCCTCATGCAAATGTAGGCACGATAGGGCATGTAGACCATGGGAAAACCACCCTTACTGCGGCTATGACGAAGGTTATGGGCTTTAAGGGACTTGCCA from Nitrospirota bacterium includes:
- the tuf gene encoding elongation factor Tu (EF-Tu; promotes GTP-dependent binding of aminoacyl-tRNA to the A-site of ribosomes during protein biosynthesis; when the tRNA anticodon matches the mRNA codon, GTP hydrolysis results; the inactive EF-Tu-GDP leaves the ribosome and release of GDP is promoted by elongation factor Ts; many prokaryotes have two copies of the gene encoding EF-Tu) — encoded protein: MAKAKFERVKPHANVGTIGHVDHGKTTLTAAMTKVMGFKGLA